The Alnus glutinosa chromosome 3, dhAlnGlut1.1, whole genome shotgun sequence nucleotide sequence taCAACGGTCTATGATTCGAGTAAATCTGAGTTCATTTAATCTATTTTTTGTTCAGTCAAAGTTTTAAGATCAAATCTTAACTTAAAGTTTTAAGGGTTTTGAGACTTGATCTTTTAGCCTAAAACAACTCTAGGTTAGTTATAGAAACCTATtgatattgtttcctcaacaatatcaatgagtTTTTAACAGCTTGAATTTTCCAAGCGTTGCAGGCTTAAActcccttttaataggtgaggcccaacacgtgaaatatttaattgaaatgtttAAGCTaattttgggataagtggtgatttaacatggtatcagagagaaaggtcttgagttcaaacCTTGTTTCAGTCATTGGCTCTCCATTTCAAtgaaatattccacgtgttgggcctcatctattaaaagagagtttgagcccaGACGTAAGGCGGTAAGGGGGAGTGTAAAAGTAtggattaaatgattaatttcatTGGTAAGGGGGAGTGTAAAAGTAtggattaaatgattaatttcatttctttctatcagctaaatttaatcatttaattaatactttaacacaaccaaacaaaagaatagctattACATATAtagaaatagttattccattctaGTGGTCTATTCCACTTACCACATGGGCTTTTAcgtattgttttaattttttggtatcAGTTATCTAAATCACACTTATTAAtcaacattaaagaaaaaagaaagaaattcgACCACAACCAAATCGATAAAGAAAAACAATGAATATATTACTATTACAAATGACGGTACCAAATTTGTTACAACCCGGAAAAAAGTGTTAGTCACATTTGTTATCACcacaaaagaactagtcaatttgataTGATAGCGTACATGTAGCTAAcgttttctctagttttttcAAGGTGGTAGCAGATGTGGCAAGCGCTTTCTTTAGGTAGTTACAGATGgtatcaaagaaaaattataacgCCATGTGGTACTGTTAGCGCCacatgacgtggccctgacgaTGAGGTAATGGGTTTAAGGAGGGAGTTTGTTGCAatccggtcccatattgggaagatgggtagctcacatagagtgtgtagtttataaagatactcatagatgttgagtcccacattgcttaccTACTTGGTAAAACTAGTCTTCATAAGTGATTATAgtgaagctccaaattgactattCTTTTTGGGGTTATAGCAAAAATGTAGCTAGTGATTTTCTTGAgattttacaaaattaaataaggaacctttatatcacataagtTTCCTTGTAAAAATCTGTTTATACTTTTCCCTTTTCTAATGCCTTTTCCGaagccaataaaaaaaattagaagttacaattttgacattttttttaaaaatattattattactagGATAGAAGAATAGGAGGCACAACTTCTATGTCATTCGCTCTAATTCATGTAAGATTGAAGCACTTAAGACACATtagtttaaaatattaaaagactCAAAGAGATTGGAATAAATCCCTAAGGTTGTAAGCGTTGCTTTCCCCACTCCACATTTGATCTGCCAATTGCTTGTGAAGCCTTTCTGTGAGATGGTAAGAGTCCCAAAAGATATGTTGGCTGGGATTCTTACACAGTTGGAACTCCTTCACTAATCTTTTTCCTCCACAACTGAATACTCCTCTGAACTTCCCTGTCCCACAACATGCCTCTCTCCCATCCTTGaaaccttcataaaaaaaattcaaacaattttcaACGTTGCTCAAAAGAGAACGCAATTGGCAGAAACTTGATTGTATAGGGTGGACAGTTTGACTTGGGCCCAGGAAAAACTTATTTGACTGAGAAAAAGGTGCCATCACGTTTTTCTAAACATCTAATTGGCTAGACAAATGTCCACCATAATCAAGTTTCCGGGCTGGAGCCCATCGACTTACACCtcacaagtaaaaaaaaaaaaaaaaagggaactgACAATGGATGTTGCATCTAATACATATAGCATGTGATAAGGGTGGTAAAGGATGCACATGTACATACATACCATATTTTGAGGGATGATTCATTCTTTGTCTGAGATTGATGTTGAAGTTAAAAAACGAATATCTGAACCCCTTTAACTGCTTCTCTAATATTGGGAGGAGCATGGACAAAGCTATGTTGTGTAACTTGGCTAGCGAGGAAACTTCCTCCAAGCAGCTACCATTGTTTTCTGGTTTGATGATTCTCATGCCTGGAAGACAGCCCAAGGGTGGCAAATTGATGAACCCAAATTTCCTACCACCTCTTTTATATATAGCCTGTGAGAATGGAAATGTCCCAAAATAGATTGTTTTTACTATGGAATTTTTGGTCATGGAGAAAAGAATAGAGGGGTAGAGCTTACTCTGATGACGGATGTCAAGTTTCCAATTACAATCCCAACATATTCTGATTTGGAATAAGAGTTGAGTATAGTTGAATTGGTTAAGAAAGGACTCATGTAATCATTGCTTCCAATGCTGAACAGGTACACGGCTCTTGATAATGTTGTTTTGGCTTCAGCATTGCCTAACTTGTGTCTCAACCATGCCTCCACCTTCTTATAGTAATATAGCTGTGTTTTGAGATCAATAacctggaaaaaaaaataaaaaaaaaataaaaaaaaaaaaaaagaaaagaaaagaaaaaaacaaacaaacaaagtgttagaatatttttaaattattctcTGTATTTAGTTTTCTTGTAGGATTTTCATTGATTCCCTTTCTTATTTAGTCTAGGTTTACTTATTCACTACTCCTAacctctctataaatagagatcattgtaatacaatttattatattacttaaatacaaaatacaGCTTTAACGCTTCATCAATTTTTCTCTCCGCTTctgctctcttttctctttcatattattttcCCATCATATATTTCTACATGGTATGCAAGTCATTTTTTTTGTGGCCTTCAACAAACGTCTTTCATTTTTTCCTACCGTGCTTTCTAACGATCTCTCAACTATTCTAGTCTTCCACACCCCGCCACACGCCTCCGCTTTCATTATCAAAGTCTTCCCAGCCATCCTTAAACCATATTCTAGAAAAGTAGAACAAGAATCAGGTTTGCAAGGTACAGATTCGTCAATCTGTAGAAAAGTCATCTCAACGGCCACCACACAAGTCGCCACGTGCCACCCGCAAAACAACTACCACAAAAGGTTTAGCCCATTCTAGCACTACGATCTCTGCATGACCTCAATGCTGACACTCCAATGCGCCTATATGTGCTAGCAACATAGATCACAAGCATATACATGTTGAGCATGCTATGcgggaaaaataataacaagtatccatatgagtttttactcacttgtatcaTAAAGCTCCACTGTAAAGTCCTAATGAGACTCCACAACTTTGAAATCTTTTAAAAGACTTATCATCAGTCCTAATCCCAAGCTAAACAAGTCTTAAATCCTAAATAAGTCCAAAATAGGCTTTCTGCCCGTTAGTTGAACATTTGGACAAAAGAGTCTAATGTTCGGCCTCAACATCGAACATTCGTCCAGTGCAGGGTTGAATATTTGGTGTTGGGGCAAAGTCTGATTTCTGGGCCTAAAAGCTAGAAAACCCATTCTAATCGAGTACTAAGGTCTTAATATGATCCTTAATAGAGTCCTAAGCCTCaatgataaatcaataatccaacatgttagtattttatattggcaacattctggttgacaaaaacactttatgtaacggttgctttttaaaaaGGATtgtcggttctattcagagttttaaagtaatatggacagtatctcatttcatgccatgtgtatggtcacaagtttctaagaagaggtccatgaagattccatgcaatttccaagtcaaaacaaccggttcctgtgcaatcgtccggacgagcctttgaaggagTCCGGACGCACCTTAGTGTCCAGCAGACAATGATGAAGAtatccggacgtcagagcaacactgtccgaatgctaggtcaattagtattcaacaaggagttggatttcataagtcgacactgattgggaagtctctgcaagctgtctggacgacatgcaacacgtccagacgatgtccagtattttagaatattccagagttctgTTCAAActcggaaaggattttagcgaagaccgtccggacgctcggtcaagccgtccgaacgtaaacctgataaagatagaattgcgctgtttttgaaaggatattgcAGAAAACTGTCCGAacaaggctaacttccgtccggacgctcgccagccagagttcgatctcagcagttttaggtttcctgtaagcctataaatagagggccctaggcttatgttttgtacagaattcggtattcaattctcttagctttgagagagtgtttagagagaattgaagatctgctagctctcaagccgttgctggtgtgtgctcaactgttcgtgtgaattctatcttagaggttggccctaaggtaaaggaatccatcaaaaatcccttcagatggaagatctggttgggaagcgttcacgatgggtttcgtatcagagttaaaggtatgactactgcataagggtatgtgagtacgagtgtcttgtaactagctttgtttttggatagtggattttctgggtttggctgccccggagtggttttttctcttcacagagtttccacttcgtaacaaatatcttgtcttctttaaattccgcatttaagatatttggttgcattcaaacacacacacttggttaaattagaagtcaatatttattttcaattggtatcaaagcaggttacacttgtatttta carries:
- the LOC133862407 gene encoding GDSL esterase/lipase 5-like isoform X2 → MVGKSSAMASPISSFFLILFLHLVILLLLSTSCGSSRSVQSTKHVGLFIFGDSFLDAGNNNYINTTTLDQANFWPYGETYFKLPTGRFSDGRLVSDFIELPLIPPFLQPGNPQYYNGVNFASAGAGALVQTFQGEVIDLKTQLYYYKKVEAWLRHKLGNAEAKTTLSRAVYLFSIGSNDYMSPFLTNSTILNSYSKSEYVGIVIGNLTSVIRAIYKRGGRKFGFINLPPLGCLPGMRIIKPENNGSCLEEVSSLAKLHNIALSMLLPILEKQLKGFRYSFFNFNINLRQRMNHPSKYGFKDGREACCGTGKFRGVFSCGGKRLVKEFQLCKNPSQHIFWDSYHLTERLHKQLADQMWSGESNAYNLRDLFQSL
- the LOC133862407 gene encoding GDSL esterase/lipase 5-like isoform X1, yielding MVGKSSAMASPISSFFLILFLHLVILLLLSTSCGSSRSVQSTKHVGLFIFGDSFLDAGNNNYINTTTLDQANFWPYGETYFKLPTGRFSDGRLVSDFIAEYAELPLIPPFLQPGNPQYYNGVNFASAGAGALVQTFQGEVIDLKTQLYYYKKVEAWLRHKLGNAEAKTTLSRAVYLFSIGSNDYMSPFLTNSTILNSYSKSEYVGIVIGNLTSVIRAIYKRGGRKFGFINLPPLGCLPGMRIIKPENNGSCLEEVSSLAKLHNIALSMLLPILEKQLKGFRYSFFNFNINLRQRMNHPSKYGFKDGREACCGTGKFRGVFSCGGKRLVKEFQLCKNPSQHIFWDSYHLTERLHKQLADQMWSGESNAYNLRDLFQSL